The window TGTTATCTCCCCATCGTTAATCAGTTCGACCATCCGCTCTGCTGCGTAAAGTATCTCGATAAGTCTGGCCCAGTGGTTCACAAGAAGTTTGTGACATGGCTTTCCGCCTACCGTCTCGAACATTTTCTCATAATGCTCCTGTGCTTTCGGCGTGGCAAATCCATCGGACACATTGAGCCTCGGAAGCGGATTCGCCTGGAAGAGAGGCGTACCCATTCCTTCCTTGAATCCCTGCCATCCACGATCCTTGAGATAAGGATACTTGAGGTAGGAATAGGGCTCGACATGCTCAGCAACATGCTGCAGGTATTCCGACTCATCGTACTTGACGACCTCGTTACCTTCGGGGTCCACCACCCTGACCTTGCCGTGATAAAAGTTGACCTTGTTGTTCTCGTCGACCAGCCCCATGTAGTTTGTGACCTGTTCGAAAACATCGCCCACGATCAGGTCGAGATATCCCTGGTTCGCAAGGACGATATCGGCAAAGAGCTTTATGCTGAACTCGGCAAACTCGAGTTGTCCTATGGCCAGTTCCTTGATCTTGTCCCTGTCTTCCTCTGAAAGGGCTTTTGTCACACCCCCGGGGATATTCCAGACTGGATGTGTCGCCCTGCCACCGACCATGATCTGGATCTCCTGTGAGATCCTTCTCTGCTTCAGTACTTCTCCACCTATCTCCAGCCCTACTTTTTCGATGAGGCCAAGCACATTTCTCGACGCCTTGGGCGCGTCAGGACCGAGAACGAAATCGGGCGCTGCCAGCGCGTAGAAATGAGCCGCGTGGCT of the Candidatus Latescibacterota bacterium genome contains:
- a CDS encoding Ni/Fe hydrogenase subunit alpha, whose product is MKRVEIDPITRLEGHGKISIFIDDDGSVTNAFLQIPELRGFEKFVEGLPIEEIPRIMPRICGVCPAAHHMAAGKAVDAVYGADIPSVAKKLRELYYMAHYVHSHAAHFYALAAPDFVLGPDAPKASRNVLGLIEKVGLEIGGEVLKQRRISQEIQIMVGGRATHPVWNIPGGVTKALSEEDRDKIKELAIGQLEFAEFSIKLFADIVLANQGYLDLIVGDVFEQVTNYMGLVDENNKVNFYHGKVRVVDPEGNEVVKYDESEYLQHVAEHVEPYSYLKYPYLKDRGWQGFKEGMGTPLFQANPLPRLNVSDGFATPKAQEHYEKMFETVGGKPCHKLLVNHWARLIEILYAAERMVELINDGEITDPNVRIIPSTTPTEGVGIVEAPRGTLTHHYWTDENGIVTKANLIVGTTNNHASISMAIKKVAQKLIKPGGEVSDGLLNTVEMAFRLYDPCFSCATHSLPGQMPLVVEIMDLDGEILNTVSR